The Methanobrevibacter sp. genomic sequence GTAACCGAATATTCCTTGTGGGAAGCATTCAATATTAATGAACATGCACCGTTAATAAACAGGAAACATACTGTCCATATCAATATTTTCAAAACATCTCCTGCTCCGACAAACTCTGATCCGTAAATTGCAATAATCTGATTTCCATAAAATGAAGTGAAAACCGCAATAGGTATTGTAACCAATGACAGATACTTAATTGATTTTATAAAGCTGAAATGCAGCAGGTCTTTTTCACCTGCAAAGAGTTTACTCATTACCGGGAAAATTACCGCCGAATAAATTGAATAAAACAGTGCAAGAACACTTATTAATTTGTAAGCTGAGTTATAAAGGCCTGTAGCATAGGTTGAAGCAAACTGTGTAATCATTACAATGTCAATTGAATAGTAGATTGTATAAAATAGGCCGGTCAGAGCAAAAGGAATTCCTGCCTTTATTAAAACCTTATAAAAACCAAAATCAAAAACCAGTTTAGGTTTGATAATGTGCTTTCGTATTGAATAAACAGCATAGAGCAATGCAATTGCATTGGCTAAAATATATGCAAAAGCGATTCCGATAAGTCCGAAATCAGTCAGCACTACAAGACAAATAAAAACAAATGTCAGTACACTAAGAATTATGTTTGTAATAGCCTGATATTTGATCTTTTCATGAGCCTGAAAGGAGGAAAAGAACACATCATGGAATGTTTTGATTAAAAATTCAAATGCAAACAGCAGACAGATTCCAATCACATAACGGTCCCATCCAAGGAGAAATGAAGCAAGAAATATAATGGCCAGATAAAAAATGGCCAGAAATATCTTAAGGGACAGGGTGTTGTTTAAATATTTGTCCTCGTTTTCAAAATCTGTCGAAATGGCCCTTACAAGATAAGTAAAAATGCCGAAACTTGCAAATACACCGAAAATTGTGGAAAATGAAACTGCTGTACCGAAAATACCATAATCAGATGGTCCAAGATATCTTGCAGTTAAAATTGTCCAAACAAAAGCAAGTATGCTGGTTAAAACTTGAGATGCCATTAACCAGCTCATATTTGCAAATATCGTTTTTACTTTATTGGCCATGCTATTACCTTAAATTTTTCTTGCAGTTACGCAAATCCATCCGTTTTCATCATTAATGTAAGCTTTAAAATCTTTAAAACCTGTTTTTTCAAGGGAATATTCCAAAACGTCCTGTGAATAGATTTTCATATCCAATAGTTCAACCAGGTCATCATATTTCTCCATTTCCCCTTCCCTATAAACAACTTCATTGCAGAAAAACACAAGGCCATCCTTTTTAAGAACCCGGTTAACCTCTTTCAAGTCGCTGATAAAGTCCGGCCAGAAGTAAATTGTTTCAAAACCTGTGACAATATCAAAAGTTTCACTATCAAAGGGCATCTTGGAAACAGAACCTTCCAAAACATCGACAATGCCTTTGTCAATGAATTCACGGTTAAATCTGGTTGATTTTTCAACGCTTACATCAGAATAGTCGATTCCAACAACTTTCCCATCATCTGAGATTTGTTTTGCAAATCGTTCAATGTTTTTTCCGCCGCCGCAGCCTATATCCAGTATTTTGCTGTCAGGTTTAATTTCAAAATGGCTTACGCCCCACTGGGCCATAAGTTCATGAGACTCATTCATCCTATCCAGTATCTGATGGCCCAACTCGCCAACTGGTTTTCTTGCATTTACAATAAGTTTCTTGTCTTCAATATTGTTGCCTGTATTAACTTTATTATCATCAACCATTATTTCACTTTCCCATTCCTTTACGTGTTTTAATAGCCTGTCCTGTTTGGAGTTCTTTTATTTCACATGCCCCGAGCAACGCTTTTCCGTAAGCAAGCAATTCGTCTTCTTCGTTTACTATTAAAACCTCATCATTTGACCTTATGCTGTCGTCACAGTCAACTACAAACTTACAGAATACACTTTTTCCATCAAGTGCAAATGGTTCAGAGTCCTTGTTTACAACAACCCTGTTTTTTGGATAATCCATTCTGTTGTGGAGTCTTTTTGCACCCTCTTTTGATAAGACAAGAAATGCGTCAGATGCCCTCATATTGACAAGCAATACTTTACCGTCATATATATGTCTTATTTTTCCTGTTTTCTTACTTTTTTCAATATTGATGTTTCCGGAAAATAACGCTTCACCGGCACCTACTCCAAATTGATAATCGGCAATTGCCTTTATTTTTCTAGTGTCGTCTTTAGTGTATCTTATATCTGGTGAATCAATGCATTTATTATACAGTCCCAAATCAAGGTCATTAGTTATTCTTGAATGGATTAAAACCTGATCATAATATTCGCTGAATTCCATTACAAAGTCTTCTAAAAATTCGATTGCATCGACATCACGTATTTTTGGAGCTGCACTTTGACTTAGAGGATAAACTTCATCGATTTCAAGAG encodes the following:
- a CDS encoding flippase, encoding MANKVKTIFANMSWLMASQVLTSILAFVWTILTARYLGPSDYGIFGTAVSFSTIFGVFASFGIFTYLVRAISTDFENEDKYLNNTLSLKIFLAIFYLAIIFLASFLLGWDRYVIGICLLFAFEFLIKTFHDVFFSSFQAHEKIKYQAITNIILSVLTFVFICLVVLTDFGLIGIAFAYILANAIALLYAVYSIRKHIIKPKLVFDFGFYKVLIKAGIPFALTGLFYTIYYSIDIVMITQFASTYATGLYNSAYKLISVLALFYSIYSAVIFPVMSKLFAGEKDLLHFSFIKSIKYLSLVTIPIAVFTSFYGNQIIAIYGSEFVGAGDVLKILIWTVCFLFINGACSLILNASHKEYSVTKIYSVAAIFNVVLNLILIPKYSVYGASFATVLSEVLILILELYMIKKIGQLPDRHLIYDILKIIFASLVLGTVLYMFNFNLWIAMAVSFVVYFAVIILVKTIDDEDKLVIKQIVNK
- a CDS encoding class I SAM-dependent methyltransferase; translation: MVDDNKVNTGNNIEDKKLIVNARKPVGELGHQILDRMNESHELMAQWGVSHFEIKPDSKILDIGCGGGKNIERFAKQISDDGKVVGIDYSDVSVEKSTRFNREFIDKGIVDVLEGSVSKMPFDSETFDIVTGFETIYFWPDFISDLKEVNRVLKKDGLVFFCNEVVYREGEMEKYDDLVELLDMKIYSQDVLEYSLEKTGFKDFKAYINDENGWICVTARKI